The DNA window GCCTGAAGCACACCGTCGAGGACGCGCGCTGGGAGGACTCCGAGCAGCGCTGGCATCTGCGGACGTCGGAGGGGCCCTTCACCGCGGACGTCCTCGTCCTCGCGGCGGGAGCGTTCGATGTGCCCGCGTTGCCGGAGGTGGCGGGGCTGGAGCGCTTCCGCGGCAAGGTGATGCACTCGTCGCGGTGGGACCATGACTACTCGCTGACGGGCCGCACGGTGGCGGTGGTGGGCACGGGCGCGTCGGCCGTCCAGTTCGTTCCGGCCATCCAGTCGCAGGTGGAGAAGCTGGTGCTATTCCAGCGCACGCCGCCGTGGGTGCTGCCGCGCAATGACCGCCCCATCGCGGGGTGGACGCGCTGGCTGTACTCGCGGGTGCCCGGGGTGCGGTGGCTGATGCGCGCGGCGCTCTACCTGAAGCGGGAGCTGTCCGCGCTCGCGTTCATGTACCCGTGGATCATCCGGCTGGCGCAGTACGAGGCGCGCAGGCACCTGGCGCGGTCCGTTCCGGATGAGGCGCTGCGCGCGAAGCTGCGGCCTGACTACGTCATGGGCTGCAAGCGCGTGCTCATCTCGGACGACTACCTGCCCGCGCTGACGCGCCCCAACGTGGAGGTCGTCGCCGAGGCGCTCCAGGAGGTGCGGGAGCACTCCGTCGTCACCACGTCCGGCGCGGAGTACGCGGTGGACACGCTCATCCTGGGCACGGGCTTCCGGGTGACGGAGCCGGCGTTCGCGCGGTGCATCCGAGGGCGGGGTGGCCGCACGCTGGAAGAGGCGTGGGAGGGCACGATGAAGGCGCACCTGGGGACGTCGGTGAGCGGCTTCCCCAACTTCTTCATGGTGCTGGGGCCCAACACGGGGCTGGGACACACGACGGTGCTCCTGATGATGGAGAGCCAGGTGGAGCACGTGCTGAACGCGCTGCGCTACCTGGAGGGCCGAGGGCTCGCGGCGGTGGAGCCGACGCCGGATGCGCAGGAGGCGTTCGTGCGGGAAGTGGATGCCCGGATGGCGCGCACGGTGTGGCTGAGGGGTGGGTGCAAGAGCTGGTACCTGGATGCCACGGGGCGCAACTCGACGCTGTGGCCGGGGTTCACCTTCGCGTTCAAGCACCGCGTCTCCGCGTTCGAGCCGTCGGAGTACGTCGCCATCGAGCGGCACGGACGCTCGCGAGGACGCGCGGTGGACGTGCGGCCGCGGGCTCTGGCGCGCGGATGACGTGGTGTGCGAAACGGAGCCAACGATGAAGACGGTGAAAGACAAGGTCGCGGCGATTACGGGCGCGGGCTCGGGCATCGGTCGCGCGACCGCGGTGTTGTTGGCGAGCAAGGGCTGTCACGTCGCGCTGTCCGACGTGAACATGAGCGGGCTGGGCGAGACGGAGGCGCTGTGCCGTGCGAAGGGCGTGCGTGTCCGGGTGGACCGGGTGGACGTCGCGAAGCGCGAGCAGGTGCACACCTGGGCGGACGAGGTGGCGCGCGAGTTCGGCACGGTCCACGTCATCATCAACAACGCGGGCGTGGCGCTGGGTGCCACCATCGAAGACACCCGGTATGAGGACTTCGAGTGGTTGATGAACATCAACTTCTGGGGCGTGGTGTACGGGACGAAGGCCTTCCTGCCGCACCTCAAGGCGGCGGGGGAGGGACACGTCGTCAACGTCTCCAGCGTGTTCGGGCTGATTGGGGTGCCGACGCAGGCGGCGTACAACTCGGCGAAGTTCGCGGTGAAGGGCTTCACGGAGGCGCTGCGGCAGGAGCTGGAGGTGGAGTCCGACGCCATCGGCGTCACGTGTGTCCATCCCGGAGGCATCAAGACGAACATCGCGCGCAACGCACGGGTGACGATGCGGCCGGGGTGGACGGATGAGCGCTCGTCGAAGGACTTCGAGAAGGCGTTCGCCACCACGCCCGAGCAGGCCGCGGAGGACATCCTCGCCGCGATTCACAAGAACCGGCGCCGCCAGCTCATCGGCACGGATGCCGTCTTCATCGACCTGCTGCAACGCCTGTTGCCCACGCTCTACCAGCGCCTGTTGATTGCGGGGATGAAGCGGCGGCGGAGGAAGATGCTGGCCGCCGCGCCCTCCAGCGGCTCCGCGTGAGGGACTGACCGCGCTTCGAGCCGAGCCATGCTGGGGCTCCGCCGTGCAAAAACACGCACTATCGGAATCAACGCACGGGCCCACGGTTGCCGAGGACACATGCAAGAGCTTGATCGCCGTTCCGTCTTGTGGGGGCTGGGGGCTTGTGTGGCGGGTGGGGTGGGGTGCTCGTTGGCGACGACCCCGGCCGAGGCCAGTGGTGACACGACAACGCCCCGTGTCAGGGCCAACCTCTACGCCTGTGAAGGCTGTGAGGCCATCCTGGAGCGGGAGCACTCGAAGCTCTCCGCCACGGTGCAGTTGGCCAACAGCGCCGAGCCCGGCGAGCGGCTGCGTCTGACGGGCAAGGTCCTGAGCGCGGAGGGGCGCAAGCCCGCCGCCGGGGTCGTCATTTACGCGCACCACACCAACGCCGCGGGGCTCTACGCGAACGGGAGCGATGAGTCCGAGTGGAGCCGCCGGCACGGCCGCCTGCGAGGATGGGCCAGGACGGGCGCGGATGGCGTCTACACCTTCGACACCATCAAGCCCGCGCCCTATCCCAACGACACGCTCCCGGCGCACATCCACCTGGTCATCCAGGAGCCCGGTCGCCGCGCGTACTACCTCGACGACGTCGTCTTCGACGGCGAGTTCGGGGTGACGCCGAAGTACCGCGCCAGCCAGGAGTTCCGAGGCGGAAGCGGCATCATCCGACTGGAGCGGACCGCCGAGGGCGTGTGGCTCGCGAAGCGCGACATCGTCCTGGAGCGTCACCCCTGAGCGACGGGGTGGCTACGGCTGCTCCATCATCCCCGGGTCGAACAGGTACGTGAGCTTGACGAGGAACTCGCGCGAGAACACGGGCATGGGCGCGTGTCCGCCGTTGTACGGCTGCGCGATTCGGAAGTTCGTGCCGAGGAGGTTGTACACGCCCGCGCCAATCTCCAGCCCCTGCGTCCCCACGTTCTCCGCGCGCACGTAGAGGTTGAGCAGCAGTTGCGTGGGGAGCTCCTCCACGGGTGAGTTGCCCCGCTCGTCCGCGACGTCCACGGCGAAGCGCCTTCCCACCAGCACCGCGGTGGGGTTCACCGACAGCCACGGCATCACCTTCACGCTGCCGGACAGCGAGGCCTTGTGCGTGGGCATCCCCGTGAAGGCATTCGAGTGCCCCGGCACCTGGTAGTCCTCCACGTCATTGCGGCCCGACGGCGCATAGAACGAGTAGCTCAGCGCCGCGCGGCCCCAGCTCCCCTTGATGTGGTAGTCCAGCTCGATGCCCCGGCTGCCCAGCCGTCCCAGGTTCCGGTACACCTCCTCGTTCGCCACCGCGTCGTACGAGTAGATGATGGGGTCGGACACGCCCACGTCGAACGCGTTGGCGCTCAGCGCATGGTTGTCGCCGAAGCGCAGCGTGCCCTCCAACTCGTAAACCGTGGTGCGCTCGGGCCGCACGTCGGCGCCCAGGCTGATGTTCTCGATGCCCGGTGCGCGGAACGCGCGGCTGAACAACGCCTTGGCGCTGAACGGGCCGAACGCGCGCAGGAGCACCAGCCGGGGGACGAAGGAGCTGCCGAAGTCGCTGTGATTCTCATACCGCGCGCCCGCCACCACCGTGGCGATGGGGTTCTCCGAGAACGCCTCCACGAAGCCCGCGACGTTCAGGTACGAGACGCTCAGCGTCCCATCCTCGCCGAAGGGCGTCTGGAGGCCCACGTTCGCGGGGCCCTTGAGCTTGCCCTGGTCCGACGCCACGTCCACGCCGCCGGTGAGCTGCAGGTAGTCCAGCGCCGCCCACCGCGCCATCGTCCGGCCGCGCAGCCGCATCACCTGCTTCTCGTAATAGAACTCCGAGCCCCGGTCCGCGTCGCGGAACGGCTCCGCGATGGTGAGGTTGAAGCGCGGGATGATTTCCAGCCGCTCGCTGGGGCGGAAGCGGTTGCTCAGCTCCGCGTGGAAGGACTCGAAGTCGCTGGCCGACGGCGTCTCCAGCACCTCGTCGAAGGCGATGATGGCCGACGTGGCGTAGCGCTGGTACAGCACGCTGAGCTGCAAGTCCTTGTAGCCCACGCCCGCCTGCACCGTCGTCGGGTTCAGCCGCGTGTTGCCGCCCATCTCCGCGGTGTTGCCGAAGAAGTCGCGGAACTCCGCGTCGCCGCGCTGGCCCTGTCCCATCGACGCGGACGCGAAGACGCTCAGGCCCGGCGCGGACTCGAAGACCTTGCGGCCCGACAGCGTCAGCCCGCGCCTCCCGTACGACTTCGCGAGCTGTCCATACGTGCCGGACACCATCAGGTCCGTGCTGCCCTGCACCCCGCGCGTAATCACGTTGATGACGGCCAGCTCCGCGTTGCCGCCGTAGATGACCGAGCCCGGACCGCGCACCACCTCGATGCGCTCAATCAGCTCGACGGGCAGCTCGTTGCCCAGCTGCATCGTCGAGTAGAGCTGCTCGTTGAGCTCCTTGCCGTCCACCACGAGCAGCACCTTGCCCTCGTAACCCCACAGCCCCCGGAAGCCCGGCCCCACCGCGCCCTGGGTGTCCACGCCGAAGAAGAAACCCGGTATCTGGAGCAACACATCCATCAAATCCCGGGCGCCGGAGTTGCGAATCTCCTCGCCCGTCATGGACGTCACCACGGCGGGTGAGTCGCGCAGCTTGGTGATGGCGAACGAGGCCACCTGGCTGTGCACCTCCGACTCACCGTCGAGCGGCAGCTCCTCCTGCGCCACGGTGTTGGCGGGCTCGGCGGGAGGGGGCTCGGTGGGCTCCGACTCCCATTGCGCCAGGGCGGAGGGACCGCACAACAGCAGCAGCAGCGACGACAGTCGGGGCCAGTGACGGCGGGACATGGGGACCTCTGGGCAAAGACGGGGCGTGGGCGTCGAAGGCCCTCGTCGGAACAAGTGCTGGGGGGCGACGCGCGGTGACGAGCTCAGCGCACCCGGACGGCGGTGCGGCGACCCGGCTCGACCTCGACACTCAGGCGGCGCTTCACTTCGCCGTTCACCCGAACCTCCACGCGAGCCGGACCCGCGGGAAGGTTCTGGGCGACGAGCGGCGGAAATCCATAGGGCCGGTTGTTGACCCAGACCTCGCCGTAGAGAGACGGCGAGCTGATGTCGAGCTCGCCTCGCCCCGTCGCCGCCACCTTCGCGGCCACGGGCGTCTCCGTGTGCGCGGGCGTGGGGGCCGGCTCCGGAGTGGCGACGGGAGGCGCGGGAGGCGGCACGGCGGTGGCCGCGGGCGAGGTGGGCGCCGTGGGCCGCGTGGCCACCGCGGGCGGCGGAGACAAGAGGTCGCTCACGTCGCGGTTGATGGAGCGCACGCTGTCCTCACCCAGCTCCACCGACTCCTCCACCAGCTTGCGGTCTCCCTGCACCAGCGCCACCCGGTACGTCCCCGCGCGCAGGGGCAGCCGCGCGGGCGTCATGTCCACGGCCTTGCCATCCACCTGGACCACGAGCCCCGGGGGCGTGGACGTCACGAGCAGCAGGCCCCCTCGGGCCTCCTCCGGCAGCGCGGCGGGCTCTTCCTTGGGCGCCTGCACGCGGGCGGCGGCGACTCGCGCGGCGCGCGTCCGCAGCGAGGCTCGCTGCGGGGGCTCCCGCGAGGGCTTGGCTTGGTCGGCGCGGGCCGTCCGGCTCCGCTCGCGCGACTGGAGGTCGGTGGCGATGCGCAGCAGGTCCACCAGGTCTCCGCCCGGCGCCTTGCGCAGGCTCAGCGCTTCGGTGAACTCGCTGACCGCGGTGTCGTAGTCGCGGTCCTCCAGGGCGGCGAGCCCGGCGGCGCGGCGGGCTCGGGACAAGCCCTCGTTGGGGTCCTCCACGGCGGGCGCTGCGGGGGGCTGCTGGACGACGGCGGGCGGGGCCTGGACCTCCGTGGCGGGCAGGGGCGCCGTCGCGGAAGGCACGGGCGCCACCGCGCGCCGCTTGCGCACCACGACGTACGCCATGGCGTTGAGCGCGAGGGTTCCGACGACGATGACGGCAATCCAGGTCTTCTGTTTCATCCGCTTCTCGGTCTCACCGCGCGCGCCGCGTCAGCCCAGGCGCAGGGGCCGTCACTCAGGTGACGAAGTACCAGAACAAGGCACTGGCGCAGGCCGCGGCTCCCGCGGTCAGGACGACAGGCCAGGGAAAGGGCTTCTCGTCCGCCACCAGCATCCCCGCGGGCGCGGCCACGCTCAGCACGCTGGCCACCGTGGAGGGCGGGCTGCGCGTGGTGGGCGACGTGCGCTCCTCCACCGGCGGAGGGGGCTTCGTGTCGGGCGCTGGCGTGCGCTCGCTCGTCATGCCGCTGGTGGAGGCGGAGGCGAACGCGGACAGCGCGGTGATGTTGTGGCCCGTCTTGTCGGCGGGAAACAGCGACGTCACGAGCGTCGCCAGCTCGCGCCCGCCCGATGTCCAGTTCCGCGACGCGCGGAAGCGCTCCAGGTCCAACGACAGCTCGCGAGCGCTCTGGTAGCGCGCCTCGGGGTCCTTCTCGAGCAGGCGCAGGATGATGCGCTCCAGCTCCGGCGCGAAGCCCGGCGAGACTTCCGAGGGCGGCGTCACCTGCGCCTGGGTGGCGGCGATGATGGTCGCCTCCACCGTGTCGCGCTTGAACAGCCGCCGCCCCGTGGACGCCTCGTAGAGCACGATGCCCAGCGAGAACAGGTCCGAGCGGTGGTCCAGCTCCCGGTTGGTGATCTGCTCCGGGGACATGTACGCGTACTTGCCCTTCACCACGCCCACGCTGGTGCGCTCGACGTTGACGGCGCTCTTCACGATGCCGAAGTCGGCCAGCTTGACGATGCCATCGCGCGACACCAGCACGTTGCCCGGCGTGACATCGCGGTGCACCAGCTTGAGCGGCGTGCCGTCCGGCAGCGTCTTCGAGTGCGCGTACGACAGCGCGTCCGCCACCGCGATGCCCACGTCCACCGCCACCCGCTGGCCCAAGGGGAAGTGCGCCTTCCACGCGTGCCGCAGCACCCGGTCCAGCGACTGCCCCTGAATCCACTC is part of the Myxococcus landrumus genome and encodes:
- a CDS encoding flavin-containing monooxygenase; amino-acid sequence: MSLSRSRHFHVAIVGGGFGGLGTAIRLKQEGVEDFVLFERSAELGGVWRDNDYPGCACDVPSHLYSFSFAPNPNWSRVYSPRSEIQAYLRDCATRFGVLGHVRLKHTVEDARWEDSEQRWHLRTSEGPFTADVLVLAAGAFDVPALPEVAGLERFRGKVMHSSRWDHDYSLTGRTVAVVGTGASAVQFVPAIQSQVEKLVLFQRTPPWVLPRNDRPIAGWTRWLYSRVPGVRWLMRAALYLKRELSALAFMYPWIIRLAQYEARRHLARSVPDEALRAKLRPDYVMGCKRVLISDDYLPALTRPNVEVVAEALQEVREHSVVTTSGAEYAVDTLILGTGFRVTEPAFARCIRGRGGRTLEEAWEGTMKAHLGTSVSGFPNFFMVLGPNTGLGHTTVLLMMESQVEHVLNALRYLEGRGLAAVEPTPDAQEAFVREVDARMARTVWLRGGCKSWYLDATGRNSTLWPGFTFAFKHRVSAFEPSEYVAIERHGRSRGRAVDVRPRALARG
- a CDS encoding SDR family NAD(P)-dependent oxidoreductase, encoding MKTVKDKVAAITGAGSGIGRATAVLLASKGCHVALSDVNMSGLGETEALCRAKGVRVRVDRVDVAKREQVHTWADEVAREFGTVHVIINNAGVALGATIEDTRYEDFEWLMNINFWGVVYGTKAFLPHLKAAGEGHVVNVSSVFGLIGVPTQAAYNSAKFAVKGFTEALRQELEVESDAIGVTCVHPGGIKTNIARNARVTMRPGWTDERSSKDFEKAFATTPEQAAEDILAAIHKNRRRQLIGTDAVFIDLLQRLLPTLYQRLLIAGMKRRRRKMLAAAPSSGSA
- a CDS encoding dioxygenase family protein; amino-acid sequence: MQELDRRSVLWGLGACVAGGVGCSLATTPAEASGDTTTPRVRANLYACEGCEAILEREHSKLSATVQLANSAEPGERLRLTGKVLSAEGRKPAAGVVIYAHHTNAAGLYANGSDESEWSRRHGRLRGWARTGADGVYTFDTIKPAPYPNDTLPAHIHLVIQEPGRRAYYLDDVVFDGEFGVTPKYRASQEFRGGSGIIRLERTAEGVWLAKRDIVLERHP
- a CDS encoding TonB-dependent receptor plug domain-containing protein, translated to MSRRHWPRLSSLLLLLCGPSALAQWESEPTEPPPAEPANTVAQEELPLDGESEVHSQVASFAITKLRDSPAVVTSMTGEEIRNSGARDLMDVLLQIPGFFFGVDTQGAVGPGFRGLWGYEGKVLLVVDGKELNEQLYSTMQLGNELPVELIERIEVVRGPGSVIYGGNAELAVINVITRGVQGSTDLMVSGTYGQLAKSYGRRGLTLSGRKVFESAPGLSVFASASMGQGQRGDAEFRDFFGNTAEMGGNTRLNPTTVQAGVGYKDLQLSVLYQRYATSAIIAFDEVLETPSASDFESFHAELSNRFRPSERLEIIPRFNLTIAEPFRDADRGSEFYYEKQVMRLRGRTMARWAALDYLQLTGGVDVASDQGKLKGPANVGLQTPFGEDGTLSVSYLNVAGFVEAFSENPIATVVAGARYENHSDFGSSFVPRLVLLRAFGPFSAKALFSRAFRAPGIENISLGADVRPERTTVYELEGTLRFGDNHALSANAFDVGVSDPIIYSYDAVANEEVYRNLGRLGSRGIELDYHIKGSWGRAALSYSFYAPSGRNDVEDYQVPGHSNAFTGMPTHKASLSGSVKVMPWLSVNPTAVLVGRRFAVDVADERGNSPVEELPTQLLLNLYVRAENVGTQGLEIGAGVYNLLGTNFRIAQPYNGGHAPMPVFSREFLVKLTYLFDPGMMEQP
- a CDS encoding PEGA domain-containing protein, yielding MKQKTWIAVIVVGTLALNAMAYVVVRKRRAVAPVPSATAPLPATEVQAPPAVVQQPPAAPAVEDPNEGLSRARRAAGLAALEDRDYDTAVSEFTEALSLRKAPGGDLVDLLRIATDLQSRERSRTARADQAKPSREPPQRASLRTRAARVAAARVQAPKEEPAALPEEARGGLLLVTSTPPGLVVQVDGKAVDMTPARLPLRAGTYRVALVQGDRKLVEESVELGEDSVRSINRDVSDLLSPPPAVATRPTAPTSPAATAVPPPAPPVATPEPAPTPAHTETPVAAKVAATGRGELDISSPSLYGEVWVNNRPYGFPPLVAQNLPAGPARVEVRVNGEVKRRLSVEVEPGRRTAVRVR
- a CDS encoding serine/threonine-protein kinase encodes the protein MAHLFLASIDGPDGFSKPCVIKRVLPEYASLEAFSRMFADEAKVAALLTHPNIVQVFDFGKIEGQYYLAMEWIQGQSLDRVLRHAWKAHFPLGQRVAVDVGIAVADALSYAHSKTLPDGTPLKLVHRDVTPGNVLVSRDGIVKLADFGIVKSAVNVERTSVGVVKGKYAYMSPEQITNRELDHRSDLFSLGIVLYEASTGRRLFKRDTVEATIIAATQAQVTPPSEVSPGFAPELERIILRLLEKDPEARYQSARELSLDLERFRASRNWTSGGRELATLVTSLFPADKTGHNITALSAFASASTSGMTSERTPAPDTKPPPPVEERTSPTTRSPPSTVASVLSVAAPAGMLVADEKPFPWPVVLTAGAAACASALFWYFVT